From the genome of Apteryx mantelli isolate bAptMan1 chromosome 12, bAptMan1.hap1, whole genome shotgun sequence:
GGATCCAGCTTTCCCAGGGGCATTTCTAGGGGAGATTCCTTCAcccattttccttgcttttctacCTTGTCCTTGCTTTGGTATCATCATGGTGAAAGAGCCATATTCACCATCAAGAGCAACTAGCTAATCCCCCAACAGAGCCATCAACCTGTTCCATGGCTGTGACATGTCTTGTTCCTAAAGGCTACGACAGGAGTTTCTCTTCTCCCCAAGTACCTGCATACACTTGCTTTGTCTAACGCTCCTGCTCTTTGCCAGCCACAGCTTCCCGAAACCTCAATCTGGAACCAGAAGCAGCCACGGCCGGGAATTTCTCCCGAGTCTCCAGCAGTGAGCCAGTCTCCATGTGCTGTCCCTTGACAGACTGTCTTAACAGAGCTACAAATGAGTAGGATTGTAAGCAACTTTCTAGAGAGGGCAGGATGTTGCCTACGCAGACTGTCTCACCAGGACTTCAGTGTCCAAGCTGGACAAGAACAGATCTGCTGCTAGGGGTGGCAGCCACTTCCAAGGGAAGAGGGATCAAAGAGGGAAAAGCTCCTTTGCAAAAAGCCATCCTCATATTACGTACAGACTGTCCCTCAGAGAAGGAGTAAAACCAGATGTGGCCAGGCTGCCTTGTCCCATGTCCTTGGTTGTTAAGGTCACCATCTGCAACAGACGTGCAGTAGCACAGGGCTAATCCTGCACAAGAGAGTCGCAAGTGCATTTTGATGGGAATCACACGGATGGTGGGGGAGAAAGAGGCACATATCAGGAATGAGCGGCTCTGCTTGTACCCTGGGACCTCGGATGAGTTCATCCGATAAAAATACACTCTGCCTCATAACGATGTCCTTAGCTGAAGAGGCAGGAATGTTGCAATACTGTTCCCCAGCAGTCACGGAAAGATCAACTTACAGCGCCCACAGAAATAAACCTCGAGCTGTCGGTGTGTTTACAAAAAAACAACGCAAAGGTTAGGACAAGGAAGCCGAGGAGGATCTGGTGGCCTGGCTCTGCAGGGGGTGGCGAAATGATATTTGCAGCACGTTCTGGCACTGAAACCAACTCAAGAAAGCTGTAAATAATCCCCTGTGGACTGccaaattcaaattaaaatgagGTACCCCCAAGGAACATCTAACCAGCCAAACGCACTCCCATTTCCAGAAGGATTCCTCCTtcaaaagaaaggaggaggaactgGGAAACCCTAGAGCAATTGGAAGAGTCTGCTTCACCCCTCTGTCTGGTGGGACCCCAAAGGACCTGTCACCATATCTCCCTTGGAGACAAATCCTAGAGCTTCCCAATGTATCAGGCTCCCGGCCACACGAGGACACTGCTGTGGGGCTCACAGGGGGAGAAAGGTCGGTCACCTCAGCCTCCTCCTATGCAGCTGCTAGCCCAGCCGAGGCCGCCAGCAAGTACAGCCCCGCAGCTGAGACCAAGCCAGGTTGTAGCCCTCCTCGGCAGGCGGAGGGGACACTCTGGGTCCATCCTGCCCTTCCGCAATTCAACCGCAGCGGCTGCGGCAAACTCGCGTGCCTCCTGCGCAGCCTGGAAGCCCCTTGGTGCGGCGCTAGCAGAAAAGGCCCCCACAAGACACCGGCCCCGACCTGCCTCACCGGAGACCTCAGCTCGCATCACCCCCTGAGCGCTTGTCCAGTCCCACGCACGCTGCTGGCCGCAAACCCGATAAGCCTTTAAATCCTCCCTATCAAACCAGGCAGCGCTCGCATCAGCCCGCGCTGAACTCCTTCCAGGCGGCGGTTAAAGGGGAGATAGCGAGGCGCGATCCCCCCTCGCTCTTCCCCCGGAGAGAGGCGGCCGCTCCGCCCGAGCGCCACGAGGCCAAAACCCGTCGCGCGTCACCCCCGCAGAGCGCGCCGCGGCGACCGTCCCCTGGCCCGGCGGCCCGGCAGGCCTTTAAACGCTATTGCCTAACCCCGACGGCGCCGACAGCAACCGCGGCTTCGCACGCCGCGCGCGCCAGGAGGGAccgcgggcgctgctgccgctTCCCGACACGACATGGTTGCGCGGCACCGGAGCCTGGCTTTTCGGTCCGGGCTGCCTCCGGGGCAGCGTTAACCAGGGGCCGTCGCGTGCCAGCGGCACAACCCGGCCGGCCACGGATCAGCACGCCGACCAGGACAGCGGGACTCTGGACGCGACGGGTCACCGGCTGCTCTCGAGCTCCTCGTCCGCACCTGGCCGAAAACAGCCCTCGCTACGGGCCAAGGAAGGGCGGAAGCGAGCAGAGTTCAGCCGCCTCCGGAGAGGAGCTCACAGCACTGCCCCGGCCTGGGGGCTGCCCAAAGGATTCCCCGGGCGCACACCTAGGCATTTAAGGGACTGCGCATGACGTAGCTGTAACGTCCCCCGCAGAGAGCCGGGAAAGCGTTAATCCCCCGCGACTCCGCTGCTTCATGCTAGGCAACATTTGATTTCTTAAATTACCATATTTGGCAAGCTCAAGTCTTAAGTGGTTTTggtgaaaaataaatatacaaacaAGCGCAAGAATGCAGTGGGGGCAGGAGCAGAGCCGGACAGTGTTTTAGTACTAAAATTCATTTGAGATGGTATAAAACTAGGAGCGAACAGAGATGCCAGATGTATTTGACTTAGTCATGTGAGATCGCAGCTCCCTCCAAACGCCCGGAGAAGGTAAACACGCTTTATGGACGACAGAGCGCCGAGTAACTCAGCGCTCAGCCGGAGGCGGCCTGGCGCGTTGCCGCGGCTCGGCCTTTGCAGGCTGCGCAAGGCCCCGGGGACGCGTGGGGACCCCGGGCCGGCGCACCAGCGAGCGTGGTGCCCTCTCCCGCCACGGACCAGAGCCTGCAACGTTTGGGGGCTCTGGGGACGGGGGTACCAGCTCGGGCTGTACAAACGCAACAacggcaaaaagaaaagaaaagaaaagaaaagaaaaagaaaaagtcagaatAACCCttctggcagctgtttgtggacAGGACAAATATTCTTTGTACCTAAGTTGATTACGCTCTCATCCCTGTTGGGCTTCTCATCTTTAAAGAgctctggctggctgggagcGAAAGTCCAGGGCGCTTGAACTGCTGGCTCTGCACCTCCCTGAGCCTGCCGCACAGCTGAGTCCCGCTTCTTACGCGCCCTGTTCCTTGTACCGTTGGGAGAAGGCAGGCAACCCAGGCCCAAATTCAAGCTCCATCCCTTACTTCCTCATATATTTTCCTAAAGGTTCCCCTTGGTTTTGCAGCCTGGAAAACACCAGTTCTGTAATAAGGCAGAGCTATACAAGGTCACCCAGAGGCAACACTTCAGACTCCTGATCTCAAAGCACAAAAGTTACTGGAAACTTTGGTTAAACCTCAGTGCAGATCAGACAAACCGTCACATGCCACGCACACTTTTCACAAATATGAGGGTTTTGCTTGTGTCCCAGCTCAGGGAAAGCCAACATGACACCCAGGCATGGTCACAGGCAGAAGGCAAAATTTGCATTTGCTGCCTGTGAGCGCTTACGCTGACAGCCAAGGAAAAAGGACTGCATGCTTCAGCTACAGGTCGGGGATAAAACAGCCTGTGCCTACGGGCCCAATCAGCTAAATAACCTGGCTCTCATTTCAGTGCATCCCAAGCAGCAAGTCTCTGAGCAAGGCTTGTGAAAAATGCCACCAGTACaaaataatggaaagaaaattgTAACCAGTTTGTAGAACCACCATAAaccaaaaaggggaagaaaaaacaccGAGAAAATTGGTTGCATTGATTCACTCAGTCCCTCTGATGAGGCCCAAACTCCAAACTGCTCTGCTTTGGGAGCAGAGGATTCAGTCCCACTCTGACCTTTTCCCTCAAACCAATTCAGGCATCTCTAATTGCTGCATGTCTCACATACTTGCATTTTTCACTCAACTCTCTCCCGTTACTTTTTACCTCGTCTGTTCTCCATGATTGTCACCCATTTCCTCATTAGACATTGCTCGCAGAAGCTCTGCAGGGTATTCTTTGAAAGAGGTCTGGTTTAATTTAATACAAGGGAGTAAAGATTATGTTTTGCTTCCCTCATAATTTGTGGTGTTCTTTGTTAACACTTGCCAGCAGGCCGGCTATTAGCACAGCTAATTGGAATGAGGGAGGCAGGTTTCCAAAGTTTCCCACCAAAAAAAttcaactttttgttttaaaaacttctAATTTTTTCAATtcgtattaaaaaaaattttaagaaagaCTTTCTATGATATGTTCTGCTCAAACCTGCAATCTTCCATTCAAGCAATGTTTTGAGGATTCATTTCACCTCAGCCTTCCGGTCACGTTGTTATATCTGACAGCTTTTTGCAACTTTGATAGGCACCCACACACCTTTCTGAACCAAGGCAGAGGATAAAGCCCGAAGCATGCTGGAACGTCACCAACAACATTTCCAGAAGGAGTGGGATGGAGCGAGTTCTCTATGAAACTGCATGAAATACTGGACATCTTAACCCCATGCATTTATCACAGCCAGTCACTGATCATGTGCAGCCCCGTGCAGCTGGACCTGCACGCAGCCGTGCCGCAAAGAGATTCGGCCCTCAACCAACCCAGTCATCTACAGGTCTCAGCTGGTACCAGCCCAGCATCTGCTGCAGCTGGTGTGTTGCAACAAGACCAATGTGACTGCAAGGCACTGCCTGCAGTGACAAGCTTAATCTGGCTGTCTTGAGATGAAATACTAACtactgatggatttttttttttttttttttttaagacacttgTACAACTGGTGCCAACAGGTGATGCTCTGCTATACAGTCGGTCAAAGCCCTTCGATCatcaaacaggaagaaaaaggtcTTAACTCTCAAACCAACTGAGCAAGTTTGGGGCACCAGAAATGGTTTATAAGTCAACAGACTGCAAATCTGTTTGCTCGAGTGAGCAGGGGGCGAGGGGGGTTGAACACTGCTGCATCCCAATACTAACCTCCATCCACAACCTGGCCACGTGCATGCAAAAGGCTTTTCTCCTGTATGCCTCCTCAGGTGGGCTTTCAAATGGCTGCTTTTCGTGTACATCTTGGTACAGCCAGGGAAAGAACatttgtgcattttaatgagttcTGCTGCAGGGTTCTTTTGAAATTTCTGACCCATGATGATTCCCGTCTGACCCTGGATCATGCCTCCTGGCCCAATTGGCTTGGCGGCGATGGGGACGGGAGCAATGCGGACAAATTTAGAGGACAAGTTCAAATTGGATGACTGAACTATCTGGGGCACAAGGGCAAATGTCTGTCCTTGGATGTTGACTAGGAGCTGTGCAATTTTAATATTCTCTTGTGCTGGTCCTTGGGAACTAGGGCTCGTGTTGGACTCCTGTTTGATCTGTACAGGCTGGATTTGGAGCATAACCGGTATACCATTCTCCAGGGACATTCCTCCGTTTGAAGCCTGGCCACCTTCTGTTGAGCTGCTCAATTGttcatttttgctgtcttttaaaCTAGCGCTGGGTACCATATGGTCTTTTTGCTGTATTGAAGCAACAGAAACTTGGCTGCAAGCTCTCAAGTCCTTGGTCTCACTTTTAGGTCTTTCTCTGAGCTCCAACTCCATGTTTTCCTCCAGAAACTCCTCAATTTCCTCAAGCGTAGGCTGAAATGGTCCAGAGTCTTCCATATCCACTGCAAATTCAGGCAACCTAAAATACTCCTCTTTCACTATTGGCTGAAGTCTCCTTTTGTCCCACCAAGACGCAGCAGTGTTCCCCAAAGATGCCTGGGACAATAAGTAGTCTAAGATACTGTCCTGGCTTTCGGCACTAGACGTGCTCCCATAGCTAGAGCTGAGAACCTGGGAATCAGGGCTGGAACAAGAACAAAAGCTGGAAGAGTCACTGTCATCTTCTGACAGGGGTGAGGGCAGCATTCGGTAGGACCTCACCCCTGCTGTCATGTCCCCAAAGTATCCAAGAGGAGATCTTGTAGATGAAAAAGATTCATCAGTAGGCAGCAAGTGATCCACCATTCCTGGACGATCTCCTAAGAGTATCCCAACAGCATATACCACGTGGCAAAAGTTCAAGTAAGAGCCTGAAGATaggaaacaaaacagcaacagtCAGAAGTCGGGTTTAATCATTTATCTCCATGAACTAAACCTTGTAAAGCCCTCTAGCTCACAGGAACGTCCTAAGCATCCAGTCTCTCCGAGTACACATGCTGCTACATGCTTTGATATGCCTGTACCACCCTCTAAGGACTGTGAGTGCCTAAGCATTTTCCAGGATTGCACCACGTATTTGCAAAAGAATTCTTTCAGAAATCATTTCACAACTGTGTGTGCTCTAGATTTACAGCTCCCTTCCAGAGTATTACTggcaagagaaaataaattatggGCTTTTACCTAACAGTGAAACCTAGAGCCAAAGAAGGGaatggggaagggaggaaaaaaagaaaaaaaaaaagtgttgaaatTTTTACCACCcaaaagaaacagataaaaaatgaagtttattGCTTGTGGCCATAAAATGCAAATCCCTTCCTTATCTTGTAGCTTTCCACtgactttatttttaacttcctCAGTTCCACAAATATAGGCTAATCAGCATAATGCACGGATCAATCTGTCAGGAGCCAAAAATATTTGCTGCGCTTCAGCATTTACTAGGCGGATTTTCCCCTCCAGATGTAATGAATCAGTGTGCCAACGTCATCATCACCTGCACTGCCCTTAATAAGGCTGGCACGGTGCTGAGCTAATTACCACGTCTTGGCAAGCCAGCTGGTGGCCGGGTTTACCTCATCACTGCATGCGCCTATCTCTTCGGGTCCGGAGACAAGCCGGACCTCCGGCCGACAGCTGAACGGGGAAGGCTCGCATGGGCGCCCAGCATCACTCCGAACCGCAGCGGGTGCCCGCGCTCCAGCACGCTCCGAGTACCCCCCGGTCGAGGGCCCCGATCCTGCGAGCCCTTGCCCATGCAAGCAATAGCCCTGCTGCAGCCGCAGCGGCAGAAGTGCAAAACCTGCCCTTTACGGCACAGTTTGCCCTGAAAGCAGTGCAAGTCCAGCGCTTTCTCAGCTCAGCATACTTCCTAGAAAGGTTTCTGGGGAGGGGAAGGTAGGATGGGCGcctgtgtatttgttttcttttttcttttcctcccccagaggggggggaaaaaaaatgcttacgGGCTGGAGACTATGCCTCTTGGAGAGCGAACGCAGAGCTCTCCGGACGGAGCGAACACTGGCCCTCAGTCATTCGCTCAAGGTGACTGATTGAAAACAGAGCTGTATATGTGCATAATAAAACAACTCTTTCTGTGGAAGGTATGCGGACTGCAGAGATAGAAGTCATTTGATCAGCCTAtgaggttttgtgtgtgtgtgtgtgtgtgtgtgtgtgtgtgtgtgtgtgtgtgaattggGAGGCATGTGACCCAGCGCGAAGGAAATGCCAGTCAATCTTGTTACACGCTGTCATTTTCCACAGGCTCTGCCGCTGCGCTTTGGATGTTTTGCCATGAATAGTCAATAGTGCCCAGTTTTGTGGAGGGAAGGGGATGGTTATTACGACTATTCCAGAGCATCCTTGCTGCCCATTCTCCAAAATTTGCCCCtgtctctgccttctctggagaAAAACCAAAAGCCGTCTCTGTGCTCAGTGCCGCAGCGCGAGATGTTTTACAGAACACCCTTAAAGAGCTCCATCCCATTGGCAGTATCTATTAATATTTCACAGGAaatagggaaaaatatatatttcttaaagATACAGCTTCCTCCTTTATGCGCACATGGAGGAAGTAGGGGCAGGTTGGAAGAAGGAGACTTAAAAGTAAAATTGCACATTTTCCTGGTTTGCATGCCCTGTCAGTCAGCTACTCCTCTGAACCGATAATGAAATACTCACATGTGCTGAATACGAGGAAGTTCAAACAAAGGTTAGCGGCTCTGTTCTGTGACCTTAGCCTATAATCATTTCTTATAGTAAAAgtgaagagccagaagtgctgaaataCTTGTGAGACACACGCcacctattttttttaaatctcagcaTACTCCAGTAGAAGTCACAGTGCTGAGTTACTCCCATTTTTGAAACATAAATTCAGAACATGGTTTGGAGAATTTTTCATTGCCCTCCAGTAAGTATTCACCCCAGcttctttttcttgtttgcacCAAAAATTGGTGACTGCTATGCAAAGCGTGGGGCAGAAAGGAGGGCTTGCCCTCATACGGTTTCCAATCATCCTGCGTCTGCATTGTTCCCACTTGAACTTCTGAAGAACAGTGCGGTGACTGAAATCTGGAATgcaacacatttttcttctgagaaaagctgtctgaCTGTGTGTGTTCATGGTAAAAATGAGTGTGCATGGAGAAGTGTGCACCAAAAGcagatagtattttttttttttttttgatttgaagTTTTTTGAAATGCCTGGGAAAAGTAGGAAGCCATTTCTTCAGGAAGCTACATATCAAAatatccactgatttcagtgggaatagGACTAAATCTTAGCTTGAGTAAAGgctgaaaggggaaagaaaaaaagaaaggaaaaaaaccccaacaacctaGCAACTGCTACACACAACACTTCTCAGCGGAAAACAACTAGCACTCTTATTTCCCCATCTCTTTTGACAAGAATCAGTGTCACTTGGTGTAACTGGAGTCATTTTAGGAAGGCAGGGGACTGTCAGAGGCAAATAGATCCAGGCACATTACAGCCAGATCTGCTTTCTGTGCACTCTCAAAACTTGCACAGCAGCCAGGAAGATTGCAGGGAATGCAAGGAATGCAGGATCGAGCCCAGGCTATATTTTATCCTAAAGGCCAGACTAACAACTAAAAGCCTTTCATCCTTACTTTGCCTGAAGACACAGCCAAAACCAGaagcttcaaaaacaaaaacaaaaaggccaGGGATATGCAAGCTATTAAAACCAATGATGCCATTTACAGAAAGCATTCCATCCCTAGGATTCCTGAAAACATGTTATAAATGTGACAACGGAGTGCAGTGCCTGAGCCACGGAAAAGCAGTCACTTCTGGAGTGAAattcagcagctctttaacagcACACGGCAACATGACGGCCTCCAACTTTTAAGAGCTCCCTGGGTTGCTCTGATGTCCTTTCTGCCAGAAACATGTTGTTCTGCTTAAAACCTGTCCATCTAATCACTAGCTTAAaaggagcgagagaaagagagagaaggcatATTCTGTCTCAGCGTAACAAATAAAATGTTAAGTCTTGGGAGCCTGCTGAAAGATACAGGGATATTTCCCAGCCTGTCATTTCGGGTGGGTGCTTTGAAACACTAAGTCCAGCTCAACGGATAATACCAACAGCATATGTTAGCATTTGGTGCTCAGATACGCTGCTGCTTGTTTCCCACATACATTGCTACAGCTTCTTCTAGCTTAGGAGTAATCTCTTTCgtatttttcccccccctcttgtTTTCTAGAAGATTTTTAAATCTGTTCGGACTAGCTCCCGTGTCCATCGATTTCACGAGCAGAGCCATAGAGCAGACCGTGAACTGCTCCGTGGGCCCAGCATTTCTAAGAAATTTAAACGGAaacgcattaaaaaaaaagggggggggggaaatcccttTGCTCCCAGCAGCCCGGGCAGCGCTTTGGGGGCGCAGGGCACCGCAcacgggggggaggagggggggggggccgcggctggCCCCCGCCAGCAGGCTTTTGCCAATACCCCCGGCTCTGAAAAGCTGCAGAAACCTTTCAAAAGCCCTATTTTCTGAAGTTCTCCACTcccccaaccaaaaaaaaaccaaaaacaaacaaaaaaaatttagctCCTTAAAGAGGAAACACTTTATT
Proteins encoded in this window:
- the KLF15 gene encoding Krueppel-like factor 15 — protein: MVDHLLPTDESFSSTRSPLGYFGDMTAGVRSYRMLPSPLSEDDSDSSSFCSCSSPDSQVLSSSYGSTSSAESQDSILDYLLSQASLGNTAASWWDKRRLQPIVKEEYFRLPEFAVDMEDSGPFQPTLEEIEEFLEENMELELRERPKSETKDLRACSQVSVASIQQKDHMVPSASLKDSKNEQLSSSTEGGQASNGGMSLENGIPVMLQIQPVQIKQESNTSPSSQGPAQENIKIAQLLVNIQGQTFALVPQIVQSSNLNLSSKFVRIAPVPIAAKPIGPGGMIQGQTGIIMGQKFQKNPAAELIKMHKCSFPGCTKMYTKSSHLKAHLRRHTGEKPFACTWPGCGWRFSRSDELSRHRRSHSGVKPYQCPVCEKKFARSDHLSKHVKVHRFPRSNRSVRSVN